ATAGTTTTCATTTGAGCTATCCAATGAGAGAGGTAAATCAATTGATTGATCTTTCAACAATTCTAGTCAAGGCAGGTTGTCTATGattcaaccccccccccctcgtCCTCCTCCTCTGCTTATACAGGAGCCATTTCTGCTTCAGGATTTTCAATACTTTCTCCTTTTCACAAAAGTTCAAAAGGCAATGCTTGAAAAAGAAGAGTAGCAGAAAGTCTATACCATTTGAGCACTAGAGTTAGGACTTCGTATAGAGAGAAAGGTGAAAGTTCTCATATCACTAAtgacaaaaccataaaaaaaagttcGGCTTAGTCCTCAGAGTTAATGACTTATCTAATTCTAGTAATACTGTAGAAATGCTAAATTATAAAACACATTCGGCTTAGATTACCCTTAGCAGTCAAATGTAAAAAGTATTGTCCTGTTGAGCTTGAAATTTCACTTCAGTAGCTCAAGCCAATCATTAAGTCCTTCAAGCATGTTTGATGTCCATGGAATACAGTAAGTGTTTTCACTCACTTAGGCAAGAAAATAACCTTTGGTGAGTAAATTTCAGCACGTTGAGATGGTATCTTTGCAAGAAGCTCATCCATGGGAGTCAATGGTGCAGTTGTCTCTGCAATTACCTCCACTACTTTGCAGTATGAAAGGCTGCGGTTTTTGGCCATGACTGCCATAAGCTCTGCCACCTGCATCAATGCAAGTTGCTTTTGTTGTTGATGGGAAAGTGACAAGTTTCTTTGACCAAATATAGATGTGGATGTCATGATTAATTCTGCATAttgaaaatacaagtaaaatatgACACGACACTGTACGGAGCGATCGATCAATGCAGTATATGAATATCACATGCATGGGTAGTAAGAAGGAACATCCAGAATACATAAAACGGATGCAATGTAAAAAAAAGTCACAGGTTTAGACTTGCAATAAGTTCTTTTGGTCTGGAAATGACGCCAAGTATGTGAAAAATTATATGACTCTTTAGCATTTGATCTTTCTGTTTCACCATTTTgtcaataattgaaaatttttcttcctAATGAACATAACATGCAATATCAGTTGAGTTGAGTTTCCCAATTTGAAAAGGCGatcaacatttaaatttaattcaagatATTCCccagaaaattttaaaaatactacGACCCAAACcttcaatttcaattattttcttgaattcctaagcaaaagaaatatttaataataaattaaaataaaaagagaacaaGAGAAGAAAGGAATAACATCATAAAGACCAGACATACTTTCAATTATATCCTGCTCagataaataaacataaatttcaATGCTAGAAATTTGTTCAAATTCCTAATATGACTTGGTTTAGGATTTCTTGGCGTGGAAGGAATGTTTTTCCTTGGTGTGGAAGAATATGATTCTCCTTGATATGGAAGGAAAGAGTTTGTTTTGTTGAAGTAATTGGGTATTCCTTGCCCATTaaggaaaagaattgaagtCTTATAAATAGGCATTGTTGCAAGGGATTTGGTGGCTTTGGCACAAGGGGGTCCTCCCACATGGGGAAAAGAGAAAACTCTTATAAGAAACATGAAGTAGGTTACTTGAAGAGTAATTTGAGTGTTTGTTTGTTGTGTGAGAAAGAGTAATTGGGTGTATTGGGGCTTTGGGATTGTGGGTTTGTCtttttgtgatgtttgtgaattattttgtgtttgtgagaATTGGAGAGATTCTTCATCAATCTAGTGGCTGGTGAATCATTGAtcttgtttttgagttttgattgaGAGCAGTTGAAATCTGTATCGTTGATAGTAGATTTTGGTTAAGAGTAGCCCGTGGACATAAGCTTGAAGATGGCTGACAATGATAAATTTTGCTATCTTGTGTGACTGTTTTATTTCCTTTGTTTGTGTGAATGCGCTCCTGCTAACCCCAGATCACAAAATTCTATCTATTTATAATTACTCCATATTTTTGCTGTGTCTGTTGCGATTTGAGCTTAATAGTGTATAAGGTGAATGGTCATTGCAATGTGATTCCACTTAAGGTATAGAATGTTCAAACCTCAAAAGTAAAAGTGTATGTCAACGTAGCTATCGCCCTTACAATATTTATTGGCAGGACAACATTCATAGAGCTTTTTAATAATTCTTCACTCACATAGAAGAAGACTTGTTGAATACTGAGTGAATTGAACAATGTTACGAGTTAtcaatccaagaaaaaaaaatcattttaagagTTGCGCTCAAGGCTAAAATATTATTGCAAACTGAGAAAAAATGTATAGAAAGAGTACCTGAAGGTTTGACACCTGGCCACCAAATAAAGTATCTTCCTGTGAGAGGGTTATATTATGAGTTTCCTTGTAGGCATCAGTAGGCCGCTCCATGCCTCCAGGTCTCACTATCTGAAGAAAACTATTAAATTAGTAATTGAACAACAAAAACGCCCATAGTTTGACAAATTTATCTGCACTTAATATTATTTACACCCACAGTGTAGGGAAGTCCACTGGCTAGTAGTGCCTCTTCTGCCTTTCTTTTCCAAATCAGGACTCCCCAAAACAAACTACCAGCAGAAGAGAAGAACAATCAATATAAGAAACCTAATGAAGAGGGTCATATATAATTCTCTTTGTTAATAATGACTATAAGCAACATACTGCAAAATATGAGGACGACTTACTTCAGAATAGCAGCGGGAAACCCAACCTTATTTGTTCCCAGTGAGGTAAGTAAAATGAAGTGTTTAACTTTGGCAACAGTTGCTGCATAGTAAAAGAAGTAATCAAAATTCTTGCATCTTCAAGCTTATAAGAATATATAATTGGTTAATCAATTTTCattctcaaaatgaaaaaacaacTGACACAGTGACACTGCATTTCCCTTCCCATCTTCCCAAATAAtagatttcaaaaaaacaaagaaggagCGCGTGAACtccctctccccccccccccccccccaaacaacaaaaaaatgttcaggtcttttaaattcaaaatagagGTTGAGGAAGCTaaaattatgttataaaatGAGAATAAAGCGATAAATATCTTATAGTgacaatttttatataaaagtcATAAATCTTTAGAGCAGTCAATATTGtatgagaatttttttattaaactttaTATATTCTTACATGAAATAATGATTTCTAATTAAAACTTATCATGCTTAAAagtccaaaaaagaaattgaatcaAGAACCTTTCCTATAGATTTAGTTTAgtcctttcttttaaaatatgaaattttcacTTAATACCTTCTAAGCAAACACATCCATATACATGCATGCATTCATATTCAGATGTATATATGTGagtacatataaatatataaacacatatataattcaattagGTTTCGCCCCTGAAAAGAAGACAGTAtaagctgttttttttttcggcCCTGCCTGAGTTCAGAAGCCCATTCCATCTCAAGGCCAAGCCAAGTTGGAGGGTGATGATTCATGACCTGGGGCTTAACAATACACGGTTCATGCAGCTTAAAACTAACTATGGTTTCAAGGTTATCTTTCCCAAAATGGTCAAGTGAAAATTATGCACAAGTTGGccaaaatgtcaattttttagtCCTGCTAGTATATCTGATGTAGCAGAATTCCAcaagagaaaatccaaaattttatatcagatttattaaaaagaattaaatagaAAATCCTGTAATTCAAGTACTTCTAGGCCATTTAATTCTTCTATTTCCATAGATTTCTTTTAGGGCTTACAGAAtaatatattgtgaaattttagcCTGATCTTGCAAAACCATGGTGGGTGTTAGCCCAAACTACTTAGCTCATGCAAAGCTATGATCAGCGGCATCTTCATTCACCTGCATCAATAAGGTTTTTGGCAGCCAGGTAGTCAATTCGATATGGTCCAGTGATATCAAAGACCTCCTTCTCACTGGCACCAATGCAGCATATGACTACTGATGCATTGCCTAATGCAGGCCCAATCTGATCTCGTTTCTCTAGGTCACATTCCACAAGTGCAAGCTTTTCTACAGCTGGGCTAAAGACCAAAAACAACCTGTTATTTACTAAAAGAGCATATCTTATTAAATGGCAATTTCATATCCTGCCCAAGTTTTGAAAAGTAAATAGCAACAACACAGAGATCAAAGTGAAACTTTCAAAGCTTTATTTTCTTACGCTGAGTTCCTTCACTTGCATTTTCAACATTTAGCTTCATTTGTTTAACACTCTGCAATAAGTTACTATTTTCTCATTACCAATATATTTTAGAGAAAAGGTAGTAGAATATTGTAATTAACAATCAAACTCGTACTTGCACAAGAGTTTCTGCTCTCTGAGCACTCCTCACGCCAGCTCTGACTTGGAACCCAAGTTTCAAAAGCTCCCTGAAGAAGATTACAACAGCTTAATAGTTTTAAATACCAGGCATCAAGTTGACAAATAATTTTACTTAAGAGTGAAGTTAGATGCAGAAAGTAACCTCACTGTTCGTGAACCAACTCTACCAGTAGCTCCAGCAACAAAT
This portion of the Castanea sativa cultivar Marrone di Chiusa Pesio chromosome 7, ASM4071231v1 genome encodes:
- the LOC142643636 gene encoding protein TIC 62, chloroplastic isoform X2 codes for the protein MESCSLHSPTVTTVPSSPSLSGFIEKPFVHGQLIKFPYSKKYPHARKLKFFNVRAQASGTTKVQSEAVGAVSKKEDLKDENLVFVAGATGRVGSRTVRELLKLGFQVRAGVRSAQRAETLVQSVKQMKLNVENASEGTQPVEKLALVECDLEKRDQIGPALGNASVVICCIGASEKEVFDITGPYRIDYLAAKNLIDAATVAKVKHFILLTSLGTNKVGFPAAILNLFWGVLIWKRKAEEALLASGLPYTIVRPGGMERPTDAYKETHNITLSQEDTLFGGQVSNLQVAELMAVMAKNRSLSYCKVVEVIAETTAPLTPMDELLAKIPSQRAEIYSPKESGAAGGPGSSPSKTVESKESSTPIKKDPSGAKALATEPLSPYVVYEDSKPPMSPTPTPSTTAGATKPSYVDAKPEVSKSTPLPEPTGIIIEKEPTQTEVRKPRPFSPYT